A DNA window from Pyrus communis chromosome 3, drPyrComm1.1, whole genome shotgun sequence contains the following coding sequences:
- the LOC137727574 gene encoding uncharacterized protein, translated as MEKSWSSLAPSSSDGSRELQCIGKLEIERPNPVGFLCGSIPVPTDKAFHSCDSALIPSRQTVSAPRYRMLPTETDLKSPPSLNNVLPIAAVHPKAAGDIAWDGGTVSSNLTRKCEALAVSGLVDYGDEIDVIAPADILKQIFKMPYSKARLSIAVQRVGQTLVLNTGPDIEEGEKLIRRRKNQSKCGDQSLFLNFAMHSVRMEACDCPPTHHVPSQEQSKSSVLPGANTQFVGQHDDVAPGGKSNSPEYTQFKRDDFFLANKKDKKNKGRNPVKKASQVGEKSRSSIQESEKHRRVGNDGFLRVLFWQFHNFRMLIGSDLLLFSNEKYVAVSLHLWDVSRQVTPLTWLEAWLDNVMASVPEMAICYHENGVVQGYELLKTDDIFLLKGISEDGAPAFHPYVVQQNGLSVLRFLQENCKQDPGAYWLYKNAGEDVIQLFDLSVIPKNCSPDDCDDNSSPLPSLLHQGRSDSLYSLGTLLYRIAHRLSLSVAPNNMAKCARFFKKCLEFLDAPDHLVVRASAHEQFARLILNHDEELELEPDDLPVECELTVTDAEEDSLDLSSNSESTVHEEPQLVGQEKSYDDCQNVEDLVTEASVKMTLEANAYSPRNLIAEGSTDYGDLTEAVPNSSGIESSAVCKLPATTGHVVQTVAEPISSKLAAIHHVSQAIKSLRWMRQLQTTESKLMDQESETHDRPPSSINLSVCACGDPDCIEVCDIREWLPTSTLDHKLWKLVLLLGESYLALGQAYKEDGQLHQALKVVELACSVYGSMPQHLEDTKFISSMNSCFPSPTKFSYTNKKITSSNSDQEDLSSSSTHGCLSFEQFSSIYLFWAKAWTLVGDVYVEFHLAKDSITSPLAERKYSIRELKVSSEVVKEVKRLKKKLGHNTQNCSSCSLVNCSCQSDRASSGSSASSSSGDMRLVNSGRKYSKRPYAKSNAFSLARETEDDNPCLKTESGKVSDCGYLHQKRNGETIEQSSNMDMLTVKHVSSDNSDNLEGTLGVHDMGPILASQSNASVRETTKVKNGGIFKFLGGPAVGDAENNLSEACCCYEAATKALGGLPSGSAELQSIMKKKGWVCNELGRNRLERKELKKAEFAFVDAIKAFREVSDHTNIILINCNLGHGRRALAEEMVSKIDGLKGHPIFHNAYNHALETTKLEYTESLKYYGAAKAELNAFVEEAGPELNNLRTEVYTQFAHTYLRLGMFLAREDTTVDVYETEMMVDVHVGSTSPSGRKSRKQSRKHEISANDAIREALSVYESLGELRKQEAAYSYFQLACYQRDCCLKFLEPDHKKNNLPKGENTILQRVKQYASLAERNMQRAMDFYSPKTHPTMYLTILIERSALSLSLSSPLHSNAMLESALSCMLEGRYVSETDSDSWKTDHPEVHAKFWNQLQMILKKMLGVALSSRTSKSSVSQPASGSSRCGDTEKLRELYKLSLKSTKLNQLDAMHSLWTS; from the exons ATGGAGAAATCATGGTCATCGTTGGCACCGTCGAGCTCCGATGGCTCCCGAGAGCTTCAGTGCATCGGCAAGTTAGAAATTGAAAGGCCGAACCCCGTCGGCTTCCTCTGCGGCTCCATCCCTGTTCCCACCGACAAAGCCTTCCACTCTTGCGATTCCGCTCTCATTCCCTCCCGCCAAAC AGTGAGTGCTCCGCGGTATCGAATGCTTCCGACGGAGACGGACCTGAAGAGCCCGCCATCGCTGAACAATGTTCTTCCCATTGCTGCTGTGCACCCCAAGGCCGCCGGAG ATATAGCTTGGGATGGTGGTACTGTTTCATCAAATCTCACTAGAAAATGTGAGGCCCTTGCGGTGTCTGGATTGGTTGATTATGGGGATGAGATCGACGTCATTGCTCCAGCTGACATTCTGAAGCAGATCTTCAAAATGCCATATTCCAAGGCTCGATTATCAATTGCAGTTCAGCGTGTTGGACAGACGCTTGTTCTCAATACTGG GCCTGACATTGAAGAGGGGGAAAAGTTAATAAGAAGAcgtaaaaatcaatcaaaatgtGGAGATCAgtctttatttttgaattttgctaTGCATTCTGTTCGGATGGAAGCTTGTGATTGCCCGCCAACTCATCATGTTCCATCACAAGAGCAATCAAAATCCTCTGTTCTTCCTGGGGCAAATACTCAGTTCGTGGGACAGCATGATGATGTTGCTCCGGGCGGAAAATCAAATAGTCCAGAGTACACACAGTTTAAAAGGGATGATTTCTTTTTAGCAAATAAGAAGGATAAGAAAAATAAGGGGCGCAATCCTGTCAAAAAGGCTTCACAAGTTGGCGAGAAGTCCAGGAGCTCAATACAAGAGTCTGAAAAACATAGAAGAGTTGGTAACGACGGGTTTCTAAGGGTTTTGTTTTGGCAATTTCACAATTTCCGCATGCTCATAGGGAGTGACTTGCTTCTGTTTAGTAATGAAAAATATGTTGCTGTTAGCTTGCATCTCTGGGATGTGTCACGACAG GTTACACCATTAACTTGGCTTGAAGCCTGGCTTGACAATGTCATGGCAAGTGTGCCTGAGATGGCCATTTGTTATCATGAAAACGGTGTTGTGCAGGGATATGAGCTTTTGAAAACAGATGATATATTTCTACTAAAAGGGATCTCTGAGGATGGCGCTCCTGCTTTTCATCCTTATGTGGTGCAACAAAACGGCCTTTCTGTTTTGAGGTTCCTTCAAGAAAACTGCAAGCAAGATCCTGGAGCTTATTGG CTGTATAAAAATGCTGGGGAAGATGTCATTCAACTCTTCGATCTTTCTGTGATTCCCAAGAACTGTTCTCCTGATGATTGTGATGATAACTCAAGCCCCCTTCCTTCTCTATTGCATCAAGGAAGAAGTGATTCTCTGTATTCATTGGGGACTCTCTTGTATCGAATTGCTCACAGGCTTTCACTTTCAGTG GCTCCAAATAATATGGCAAAGTGTGCAAGGTTTTTCAAAAAATGTTTGGAATTCCTAGATGCGCCAGATCATCTG GTTGTGCGGGCATCTGCACATGAACAATTTGCAAGGCTTATTTTGAACCACGATGAAGAGCTGGAATTAGAGCCTGATGATCTGCCTGTAGAATGTGAACTTACAGTCACTGATGCTGAAGAAGATTCTTTGGATTTAAGTAGCAATTCTGAATCAACGGTACATGAAGAACCTCAACTGGTGGGACAGGAAAAATCATATGACGATTGTCAAAATGTTGAAGATTTAGTAACTGAAGCTTCTGTAAAGATGACTTTAGAAGCAAATGCATATTCTCCCAGAAATTTGATAGCAGAAGGTAGCACAGACTACGGAGATTTGACAGAAGCTGTACCAAATTCCTCTGGTATTGAAAGCTCTGCAGTTTGCAAATTGCCTGCAACAACCGGACATGTAGTTCAAACTGTTGCTGAACCAATCTCTTCTAAGCTAGCTGCAATACATCATGTTTCTCAAGCTATTAAATCTCTCAGATGGATGCGCCAACTGCAAACTACTGAATCAAAGTTGATGGACCAGGAGAGTGAAACCCATGATAGGCCACCTTCATCTATTAATCTttctgtttgtgcatgtggtgATCCTGACTGTATTGAAGTTTGTGACATTAGAGAATGGCTTCCAACATCAACATTGGATCACAAGTTGTGGAAACTTGTTCTTTTGCTTGGAGAGTCGTATTTGGCACTTGGACAAGCTTACAAGGAGGATGGTCAGTTGCATCAAGCTTTGAAGGTTGTAGAATTGGCCTGCTCTGTATATGGATCAATGCCTCAGCATCTTGAAGACACAAAATTCATTTCTTCCATGAATAGTTGTTTTCCATCACCAACAAAATTCAGTtatacaaataaaaagattaCATCATCTAATAGTGATCAGGAAGATCTGAGCTCCAGCTCCACTCATGGTTGTCTTTCATTCGAGCAGTTCTCATCCATCTACCTCTTCTGGGCCAAGGCATGGACACTGGTTGGAGATGTTTATGTTGAATTCCATTTGGCTAAGGATAGTATCACCTCTCCACTAGCAGAGAGAAAATATTCTATTAGAGAGTTGAAAGTTTCATCTGAGGTTGTCAAAGAAGTTAAAAGGctcaagaagaagttggggcACAATACACAAAACTGCAGTTCATGTTCTCTAGTAAATTGCAGCTGCCAGAGTGATAGGGCAAGCAGTGGTAGCAGTGCAAGTAGTAGTAGTGGCGATATGCGCTTGGTAAATTCTGGCAGGAAATACAGTAAAAGACCATATGCTAAGAGCAATGCCTTCTCGCTTGCAAGAGAGACTGAAGATGATAATCCTTGTTTGAAAACCGAGAGTGGCAAGGTTTCTGATTGTGGATATCTGCACCAAAAGAGAAATGGTGAAACCATAGAACAATCTTCAAATATGGATATGCTAACAGTGAAACATGTGTCATCTGATAATTCTGACAATCTAGAAGGCACTTTAGGAGTGCATGACATGGGGCCGATACTGGCCTCTCAATCTAATGCTTCTGTGAGAGAAACAACGAAAGTGAAAAATGGTGGGATATTCAAGTTCCTTGGAGGTCCTGCAGTTGGAGATGCTGAAAACAATCTTTCGGAAGCCTGTTGCTGTTACGAAGCTGCTACAAAGGCATTAGGTGGTCTTCCATCTGGTTCCGCTGAACTACAATCtataatgaaaaagaaagggTGGGTATGCAATGAACTGGGTCGAAACAGACTTGAAAGGAAAGAACTAAAAAAGGCTGAATTTGCTTTTGTAGATGCTATAAAAGCATTCAGAGAAGTCTCTGATCATACCAACATCATATTGATAAACTGTAACTTGGGGCATGGAAGACGAGCATTGGCAGAAGAGATGGTATCAAAGATTGATGGTCTCAAGGGGCATCCGATCTTTCATAACGCATACAACCATGCATTGGAGACCACAAAGTTAGAATATACTGAATCTCTTAAGTATTATGGGGCAGCAAAAGCTGAACTCAATGCTTTTGTTGAAGAGGCTGGCCCTGAATTAAACAATTTGAGGACTGAGGTATACACACAGTTTGCTCATACGTATCTGAGGCTCGGAATGTTCTTGGCAAGAGAAGATACAACTGTTGATGTCTATGAAACTGAAATGATGGTCGATGTGCATGTTGGTTCCACTAGTCCTAGTGGCAGAAAATCAAGAAAACAATCACGAAAGCATGAGATTTCAGCCAACGATGCCATTAGAGAGGCACTGTCTGTGTATGAATCATTAGGTGAATTGCGGAAACAGGAGGCTGCATATTCCTATTTTCAGTTGGCTTGCTACCAAAGGGAttgttgtttgaaattcttaGAGCCAGATCATAAGAAAAACAACTTACCCAAAGGCGAAAACACAATTCTCCAACGAGTCAAGCAGTATGCATCCTTGGCGGAGAGGAACATGCAAAGGGCCATGGATTTCTACAGCCCAAAAACGCATCCTACCATGTACCTAACTATTCTTATAGAGAGATCAGCTCTTTCATTGAGCCTTTCAAGCCCTTTACACTCAAATGCA ATGTTGGAATCAGCTCTGTCTTGCATGCTTGAAGGACGGTATGTGTCAGAAACAGACTCGGACTCTTGGAAAACCGATCACCCCGAGGTACATGCCAAGTTTTGGAATCAGTTGCAGATGATTTTGAAGAAGATGCTGGGTGTGGCACTTTCTTCACGCACAAGCAAATCTTCTGTTTCTCAGCCAGCTTCAGGATCCAGCAGGTGTGGGGATACTGAAAAACTGAGGGAGCTTTACAAACTCTCTCTTAAATCCACAAAGTTAAATCAATTGGATGCTATGCACTCCCTGTGGACATCATAA